Proteins encoded within one genomic window of Sphingomonas sp. NBWT7:
- a CDS encoding class I adenylate-forming enzyme family protein, with the protein MADESWPAVGIEETYRILTAPGAPFEMRDAVIRGVTLRTYANALNDLRRVFDLGRSWGEREFIVYEGERQSYAAHFRAAGALGRVLTDRYGVKKGDRLVVAMRNLPEWSIAFWAGVSIGAVVTPLNAWGLGDELAYGIADSGARVAIVDGERLERLAPYVGGLDLDALISVRTGDDYGAGAVTLDELIGPRDGYAGLPDDPMPDPGLDTDDPATILYTSGTTGRPKGALGTHRNVLSNVISIAFNGARAAIRRGEELPAPDPDTAQRVNLLPVPLFHVTGTNSMLIPTVMAGAKLVLMHKWNAERFLELVERERVNSTTGVPAMVWQVLESPDFASRDLSSLDSYGYGGAAIAPELTQRFAELFPWFKPGQGYGATETSSVSVGNSAEDYLRHPDSVGLPVPVCDVKVVDGAGNTLPPGEAGELWIRGPNVVVGYWNKPEATAESFTDGWYHTGDICRIDDDGFVYLLDRAKDMLIRGGENVYCVEIEDILVTHPAIMDAAVVGLPHRILGEEVGAVVQLRPGADVNEAELIAYAARHLAPFKVPVRIDVRAAEFPRNASGKTLKPVLRAELLARLDAA; encoded by the coding sequence ATGGCGGACGAGAGCTGGCCGGCGGTGGGGATCGAGGAGACCTATCGCATCCTCACCGCGCCCGGCGCGCCGTTCGAGATGCGCGACGCGGTGATCCGCGGCGTGACGCTGCGCACCTACGCCAATGCGCTGAACGATCTGCGGCGGGTGTTCGACCTGGGCCGTAGCTGGGGTGAGCGCGAGTTCATCGTCTACGAGGGCGAGCGGCAGAGCTACGCCGCGCATTTCCGGGCGGCGGGGGCGCTCGGGCGCGTGCTGACCGACCGCTACGGCGTGAAGAAGGGCGACCGGCTGGTCGTCGCGATGCGCAACCTGCCCGAATGGTCGATCGCCTTTTGGGCGGGCGTATCGATCGGCGCGGTGGTGACGCCGCTCAACGCCTGGGGGCTGGGCGACGAGCTGGCGTACGGGATCGCCGATTCGGGCGCGCGCGTCGCGATCGTCGACGGGGAACGGCTCGAACGGCTCGCGCCGTATGTCGGCGGGCTCGATCTCGACGCGCTTATATCGGTGCGGACGGGGGACGATTACGGCGCGGGTGCGGTGACGCTCGACGAACTGATCGGGCCGCGCGACGGCTATGCCGGCCTGCCCGACGATCCGATGCCCGATCCGGGGCTGGACACCGACGATCCGGCGACGATCCTCTACACCAGTGGGACGACCGGGCGGCCGAAGGGGGCGCTGGGCACGCACCGTAACGTGCTGAGCAACGTCATCTCGATCGCGTTCAACGGCGCGCGCGCTGCGATCCGGCGCGGCGAGGAACTGCCCGCGCCCGATCCCGATACGGCGCAGCGCGTGAACCTGCTGCCGGTGCCGCTGTTCCACGTGACGGGCACCAATTCGATGCTGATCCCCACAGTGATGGCGGGCGCCAAGCTGGTGCTGATGCACAAGTGGAATGCCGAGCGGTTCCTGGAGCTGGTCGAGCGCGAGCGCGTCAATTCGACGACGGGCGTGCCGGCCATGGTGTGGCAGGTGCTCGAATCGCCCGACTTCGCCAGCCGCGATCTCTCCAGCCTCGACAGCTACGGCTATGGCGGCGCGGCGATCGCGCCTGAGCTGACGCAGCGCTTCGCCGAGCTTTTTCCATGGTTCAAGCCCGGCCAGGGCTATGGCGCGACCGAGACGTCATCGGTGTCGGTCGGTAACAGCGCCGAGGATTATCTGCGCCATCCCGACAGCGTCGGCCTGCCGGTGCCGGTGTGCGACGTGAAGGTGGTCGACGGTGCGGGTAACACGCTGCCGCCGGGCGAGGCGGGCGAATTGTGGATCCGCGGGCCCAACGTGGTGGTAGGATATTGGAACAAGCCCGAGGCGACCGCGGAGAGCTTTACCGACGGCTGGTACCATACCGGCGACATCTGCCGCATCGACGATGACGGCTTCGTGTACCTGCTCGATCGCGCCAAGGACATGCTGATCCGAGGCGGCGAGAACGTCTATTGCGTCGAGATTGAGGACATCCTCGTCACCCACCCGGCGATCATGGATGCGGCGGTGGTCGGCCTGCCGCACCGCATCCTGGGTGAGGAAGTGGGCGCGGTCGTGCAGCTGCGGCCCGGCGCCGATGTGAACGAGGCGGAGCTGATCGCTTACGCCGCCCGCCATCTGGCGCCGTTCAAGGTGCCGGTGCGG
- a CDS encoding acyl-CoA dehydrogenase family protein, with translation MSIDFEIPAEAKAIRAKVRQWVHDECKPAEKRLTDGEDYKTVLNELRGKARAQGLWCPFIPKEYGGMGLGPLANALVQMELGESHLGALSLNTQGPDDATMMTLLAHGTEHQKEKYLKPLLNGEKRICYSMTEKAAGADATGMQTRAVKDGNENYVLNGEKWFSSAASVADIALVMAMTDPDAPRHQRYSTFIVELPNPGYKIVRDIETMAVHGPLTEILGGGHSEVEIKDLVVPAEDLLGGEGNGFNMGQHRLAYGRLRHGMHNVSMAQRALDLATAHVIKRETFGKLLKERQGVQWMLADCAAEIYKARLMLLHIAYKAERGDDIRQENSIAKIFLANMVHQVVDTAIQLHGALGFSLDTPLAAWYTHIRSQRLVDGPDEVHRWTVGRNVIKAFEREGTTASACGGDLL, from the coding sequence ATGTCGATCGACTTTGAAATTCCTGCGGAAGCCAAGGCAATCCGCGCCAAGGTGCGCCAATGGGTGCACGACGAGTGCAAGCCCGCCGAGAAGCGGCTGACCGACGGCGAGGATTACAAGACCGTCCTCAACGAGCTGCGCGGCAAGGCGCGCGCGCAGGGGCTGTGGTGCCCGTTCATTCCCAAGGAATATGGCGGCATGGGCCTGGGGCCGCTTGCCAATGCGCTGGTGCAGATGGAGCTGGGCGAGAGCCATCTCGGCGCGCTGTCGCTGAACACGCAAGGCCCCGACGACGCGACGATGATGACGCTGCTGGCGCACGGCACCGAGCATCAGAAGGAGAAGTATCTCAAGCCGCTGCTCAACGGCGAGAAGCGCATCTGCTATTCGATGACCGAGAAGGCGGCGGGTGCCGACGCGACGGGCATGCAGACGCGCGCGGTGAAGGACGGCAACGAGAATTACGTGCTGAACGGCGAGAAGTGGTTCTCGTCCGCCGCGAGCGTCGCCGACATCGCGCTCGTCATGGCGATGACCGATCCCGACGCGCCGCGCCACCAGCGCTATTCGACCTTTATCGTCGAATTGCCCAACCCTGGCTACAAGATCGTCCGCGACATCGAGACGATGGCGGTGCACGGTCCGCTGACCGAGATCCTGGGCGGCGGCCATTCGGAGGTCGAGATCAAGGACCTGGTCGTCCCCGCGGAGGATCTGCTCGGCGGCGAGGGCAACGGCTTCAACATGGGGCAGCACCGGCTCGCTTACGGCCGGCTGCGCCACGGCATGCATAATGTGTCGATGGCCCAGCGCGCGCTAGACCTTGCGACCGCCCACGTCATCAAGCGCGAGACGTTTGGCAAGCTGCTGAAGGAGCGGCAGGGGGTGCAGTGGATGCTCGCCGATTGCGCGGCGGAGATCTACAAGGCGCGGCTGATGCTGCTTCACATCGCCTACAAGGCGGAGCGCGGCGACGACATCCGGCAAGAGAATTCGATCGCCAAGATCTTCCTCGCCAACATGGTGCATCAGGTGGTCGACACCGCGATCCAGCTGCACGGCGCGCTCGGCTTCAGCCTCGATACGCCGCTTGCCGCCTGGTACACGCACATCCGCTCGCAGCGGCTGGTCGACGGGCCGGACGAGGTGCACCGCTGGACGGTGGGGCGCAACGTCATCAAGGCGTTCGAGCGCGAGGGCACGACGGCGTCGGCATGCGGCGGCGACCTGCTCTGA